One Methylobacterium sp. AMS5 genomic region harbors:
- a CDS encoding HPP family protein — protein MPNPGGPEQRAARSHGFRMFRPILAGATLRERLIACLGALAGITLTGLVCGWFFGEGPHIPLIVAPMGASAVLIFAVPASPLAQPWSVIGGNTISAFMGVLAAHLIPDPVIAIGVGVSLAIAAMSLTRCLHPPGGAAALTALIGGPAVTSAGFLFPLFPVGLNSVILVALGIGFHKLSRRNYPHVAVATPVNTHGTGDLPAPLRVGFRPEDVDAALVALDETLDIDRADLDRLLRQVELHALVRARGDLTCGEVMSRDVVTIGLDGSAERARKLLIAHNIRTLPVIDRAGRLAGTIGLRELTLHGEVGLAQVMSEARTTGPDDPVIALVNDLTDGHAHAVVVTADDRRVLGIITQTDLLATLMRLLSAKAFALPDPGSP, from the coding sequence ATGCCCAACCCCGGTGGCCCCGAACAACGCGCTGCACGATCGCACGGATTCCGGATGTTCAGGCCGATCCTGGCCGGCGCGACCCTGCGTGAGCGTCTGATCGCGTGCCTGGGTGCTCTTGCAGGCATCACGCTCACCGGCTTGGTTTGCGGCTGGTTCTTCGGAGAAGGCCCCCACATCCCGTTGATCGTCGCGCCGATGGGGGCGTCGGCGGTGCTGATCTTCGCCGTGCCCGCCAGTCCGCTCGCCCAGCCCTGGTCGGTCATCGGCGGCAACACCATCTCCGCGTTCATGGGCGTGCTTGCCGCGCACCTCATTCCCGATCCGGTCATCGCGATCGGCGTCGGCGTTTCCCTTGCGATCGCGGCGATGTCGCTGACCCGGTGTCTTCACCCGCCGGGCGGGGCCGCCGCCTTGACCGCACTCATCGGTGGACCGGCCGTCACGTCGGCGGGCTTCCTGTTCCCGCTTTTCCCGGTCGGCCTGAACTCGGTCATTCTCGTTGCGCTCGGCATCGGCTTTCACAAGCTCTCGCGCCGCAACTACCCGCACGTCGCCGTTGCCACGCCGGTGAACACGCATGGCACGGGGGATTTGCCGGCCCCGCTCCGGGTCGGCTTCCGGCCTGAAGATGTCGATGCGGCTCTGGTCGCGCTGGACGAGACGCTGGACATCGACCGCGCCGATCTGGACCGCCTGCTCCGGCAGGTCGAACTCCACGCCCTCGTGCGTGCGCGGGGGGATCTGACCTGCGGTGAGGTGATGTCACGGGACGTCGTCACCATCGGGCTCGACGGCAGCGCCGAGCGGGCACGGAAGCTTCTGATCGCCCACAACATCAGGACCCTTCCCGTCATCGACCGCGCAGGCCGGCTCGCCGGTACGATCGGCCTGCGCGAGTTGACGCTGCACGGCGAGGTGGGGCTGGCGCAGGTGATGTCCGAGGCCAGGACCACCGGGCCGGACGACCCGGTGATCGCGCTGGTGAACGACCTGACGGACGGTCATGCCCATGCGGTCGTCGTCACTGCCGACGACCGGCGCGTGCTGGGAATCATCACCCAGACCGATCTGCTCGCGACCCTGATGCGCCTGCTCTCCGCCAAGGCGTTCGCGCTGCCCGATCCGGGCTCACCGTAG
- a CDS encoding isoprenyl transferase, giving the protein MVRSDGARQIGEVADAAPGSTGQPVPRHVAIIMDGNGRWAASRGLPRFEGHRRGVEAVRRTVRSAITLGIDYLTIYSFSSENWRRPPSEVSELMGLLKLFVRGDLADLNANNVRIRVIGDRADLSADIASLLDEAEARTRANTGLTLVVAFNYGGRQEILRAVRRIATAVAEGRLRADEIELPTITEALDTAGIPDPDLVIRTSGEQRLSNFLTWQTAYAEYVIEPGFWPDFDHAAFLAAVSEYHRRDRRFGGLSAGAGR; this is encoded by the coding sequence TTGGTTCGCTCGGACGGCGCGCGGCAGATCGGGGAGGTGGCGGATGCCGCCCCCGGAAGCACGGGACAGCCGGTGCCGCGCCACGTCGCCATCATCATGGACGGCAACGGCCGCTGGGCCGCAAGCCGGGGCCTGCCCCGTTTCGAAGGTCATCGACGCGGCGTCGAGGCGGTCCGCCGAACGGTGCGCTCCGCCATCACCCTCGGCATCGACTATCTCACGATCTACAGCTTTTCCTCCGAGAACTGGCGCCGCCCGCCCTCGGAAGTTTCCGAGCTGATGGGCCTGCTCAAGCTGTTCGTCCGCGGTGATCTCGCCGACCTCAACGCCAACAACGTCCGCATCCGGGTGATCGGCGACCGTGCCGACCTCTCGGCGGACATCGCGAGCCTGCTCGACGAGGCGGAGGCGCGCACCCGCGCCAATACAGGCCTGACCCTGGTCGTCGCCTTCAATTACGGCGGGCGCCAAGAAATCCTGCGCGCGGTGCGGCGCATCGCGACGGCCGTCGCCGAGGGGCGACTGCGGGCCGACGAGATCGAGCTGCCGACCATCACCGAGGCGCTCGACACCGCCGGCATTCCCGACCCGGACCTCGTGATCCGCACCTCGGGCGAGCAGCGCCTCTCGAACTTCCTGACATGGCAGACGGCTTACGCCGAGTACGTGATCGAGCCGGGCTTCTGGCCGGATTTCGACCACGCCGCGTTCCTCGCCGCCGTCAGCGAGTACCACCGCCGCGACCGCCGCTTCGGCGGCCTCAGCGCCGGAGCCGGCCGATGA
- a CDS encoding LysR substrate-binding domain-containing protein, whose product MRPPVPLSAVRTFEAAARRRSFKDAASELNLSASAVSHAVRKLEQALGVALFERDSHGIALTAAGEALLEHVSRAFEEMNRGFDLVATRAPQLLRLHCAPSFAAQWLTPRLARFMASHPDFEVRLAAGMDYARFITDEFDADIVYGPPRGEGLIVMPLGQETVTPLCTPERARRIREAADLPGQPLIQSDNKLVRWPLWFERNGLRAPPSAGLRFDRSFLAITAAADDLGIALESTLLAERELASGRLVAPLAERASNVDYTGHYLVFPALTRRRTPLCVFARWLAAELRVALPPELPPETPQSVRAQQPAPAR is encoded by the coding sequence ATGCGCCCACCTGTTCCGCTCTCCGCCGTCCGGACGTTCGAGGCCGCCGCGCGCCGCCGTTCGTTCAAGGACGCGGCGAGCGAGCTCAATCTCAGCGCGAGTGCCGTCAGCCACGCGGTGCGCAAGCTGGAGCAGGCCCTCGGCGTGGCGTTGTTCGAGCGCGACAGCCACGGCATCGCCCTGACGGCAGCCGGCGAGGCCCTTCTGGAGCATGTCAGCCGCGCCTTCGAAGAGATGAACCGGGGCTTTGACCTCGTCGCGACGCGGGCCCCGCAATTGCTGCGTCTGCACTGCGCCCCGAGCTTCGCCGCGCAGTGGCTGACACCGCGCTTGGCCCGCTTCATGGCCAGCCATCCCGACTTCGAGGTGCGGCTCGCCGCCGGCATGGATTACGCCCGCTTCATCACCGACGAGTTCGATGCCGACATCGTCTACGGTCCGCCGCGCGGCGAGGGGCTCATCGTCATGCCGCTCGGCCAGGAAACGGTGACACCGCTCTGCACCCCCGAGCGCGCCCGCAGGATACGCGAGGCCGCCGACCTTCCCGGCCAGCCGCTGATCCAGAGCGACAACAAGCTCGTGCGCTGGCCGCTCTGGTTCGAGCGCAACGGATTGCGCGCCCCACCCTCCGCCGGCCTTCGCTTCGACCGCAGCTTCCTCGCCATCACGGCGGCGGCCGACGATCTCGGCATCGCCCTGGAATCCACGCTTCTGGCCGAACGGGAATTGGCGAGCGGGCGCCTCGTCGCGCCGCTCGCCGAGCGGGCCTCCAACGTCGACTATACCGGTCATTACCTCGTCTTCCCGGCCCTGACGCGGCGCCGAACGCCGCTCTGCGTGTTTGCGCGGTGGCTCGCCGCGGAACTGCGTGTGGCGTTGCCCCCGGAACTGCCCCCGGAGACGCCGCAATCCGTGCGGGCGCAGCAGCCGGCCCCGGCAAGGTGA
- a CDS encoding SDR family oxidoreductase, which produces MLLKDKVCVITGAASARGIGKATARLFAAQGGRVVILDLDAGQAEAAGREIGPGHFGLACDVADRAACQAAADEVIAQAGRIDVLVNNAGISQPLKLMEIEAAHYEAVTDVNLRGTLYMSQAVIPAMRRQRTGAIVCMSSVSAQRGGGIFGGPHYSAAKAGVLGLAKAMARELGSDGIRVNSVTPGLIQTDITAGKLTDAMRAEIVSGIPLGRLGVADDVANVCLFLASDLSAYLTGAVIDVNGGMLIH; this is translated from the coding sequence ATGCTTCTGAAGGACAAAGTCTGTGTGATCACCGGCGCGGCCTCCGCGCGCGGCATCGGCAAGGCCACGGCACGCCTGTTCGCGGCCCAGGGCGGGCGGGTGGTCATCCTCGATCTCGACGCCGGCCAGGCCGAGGCGGCAGGGCGCGAGATCGGTCCGGGGCATTTCGGGCTCGCCTGCGACGTCGCCGACCGGGCGGCCTGCCAGGCGGCCGCCGACGAGGTGATCGCCCAGGCCGGGCGGATCGATGTCCTCGTGAACAATGCCGGCATCTCGCAGCCCCTGAAGCTGATGGAGATCGAGGCGGCGCACTACGAGGCCGTCACCGACGTCAACCTGCGTGGCACCCTCTACATGAGCCAGGCGGTGATCCCCGCCATGCGCCGCCAGCGCACCGGCGCGATCGTCTGCATGTCCTCGGTCTCGGCCCAGCGCGGCGGCGGCATCTTCGGCGGTCCGCACTATAGTGCAGCCAAGGCGGGCGTGCTCGGCCTCGCCAAGGCGATGGCGCGCGAACTCGGCTCCGACGGCATCCGGGTGAATTCGGTGACGCCCGGCCTGATTCAGACCGACATCACCGCCGGCAAGCTCACCGACGCGATGCGCGCCGAGATCGTCAGCGGCATCCCCCTCGGCCGCCTCGGCGTCGCCGACGACGTGGCCAATGTCTGCCTGTTCCTCGCCAGCGACCTGTCCGCCTACCTCACCGGCGCGGTGATCGACGTCAACGGCGGCATGCTGATCCATTGA
- a CDS encoding transketolase family protein: MRRSKYEKPAPRAAGGAKTSAMIASLAAPGQRTKPAPFGNALVELAKTRPDLVGLSADLAKYTDLHIFAQAYPERFYQMGMAEQLLMSAAAGLAREGFTPIATTYAVFAARRAYDFICLAIAEENLNVKIACALPGLTTGYGPSHQATEDLAIFRGMPNLTILDPCDAHELEQVVPAMVEHRGPVYLRLMRGNVPLVLDEYGYRFEWGKAKTIRDGRDVLIVSSGLMTMRALEVAQALGDDRVDVAVLHVPTIKPLDEETILREVGRGGRLVVVAENHSVIGGLGEAVAALLLRTGTVPPGYRQIGLPDEFLDAGALPTLHDRYGISSQAMARSIRSWL, encoded by the coding sequence ATGAGGCGTTCGAAGTACGAGAAGCCGGCGCCGCGCGCGGCCGGCGGCGCCAAGACCTCGGCGATGATCGCCTCGCTGGCCGCGCCCGGCCAGCGGACCAAGCCGGCGCCGTTCGGGAACGCGCTCGTCGAACTCGCCAAGACACGCCCCGATCTCGTCGGCCTGTCGGCGGATCTCGCCAAGTACACCGACCTGCACATCTTCGCCCAGGCCTATCCCGAGCGGTTCTACCAGATGGGGATGGCCGAGCAGCTCCTGATGAGCGCGGCGGCGGGGCTCGCCCGCGAGGGCTTCACACCCATCGCCACCACCTACGCCGTGTTCGCGGCGCGGCGGGCCTACGACTTCATCTGCCTCGCGATCGCGGAGGAAAATCTCAACGTCAAGATCGCCTGCGCCCTGCCGGGCCTGACCACGGGCTACGGCCCGAGCCACCAGGCCACGGAGGATCTGGCGATCTTCCGCGGCATGCCGAACCTGACCATCCTCGACCCCTGCGATGCGCACGAGCTGGAGCAGGTGGTGCCGGCGATGGTGGAGCATCGGGGCCCGGTCTACCTGCGGCTCATGCGCGGCAACGTTCCCCTCGTCCTCGACGAGTACGGGTACCGGTTCGAGTGGGGCAAGGCCAAGACCATCCGCGACGGGCGCGACGTGCTCATCGTCTCGTCCGGGCTGATGACCATGCGGGCGCTCGAAGTCGCGCAGGCCCTGGGCGACGACCGCGTCGACGTCGCGGTCCTGCACGTCCCGACCATCAAGCCGCTCGACGAGGAGACGATCCTGCGCGAGGTCGGCCGCGGCGGGCGGCTCGTGGTGGTGGCCGAGAACCACTCGGTGATCGGCGGCCTCGGCGAGGCGGTGGCGGCCCTCCTCCTGCGCACCGGCACGGTGCCGCCGGGCTACCGCCAGATCGGCCTGCCGGACGAGTTCCTCGACGCGGGCGCGCTGCCGACGCTGCACGACCGCTACGGCATTTCCAGCCAGGCGATGGCCCGCAGCATCCGCAGCTGGCTCTGA
- a CDS encoding transketolase: MEHPPEIHPREGSNVSLDDRAYRIRRHALLMGEVQGQGYIAQALGISDVLAVSYFHAMTYRPDDPEWEGRDRFLLSIGHYAIALYAALIEAGLIPEDELTTYGSDDSRLPMSGMAAYTPGMEITGGSLGHGLGIAVGMALGLKRKASKSFVYNLFSDGELDEGSTWEAAMSAASFGLDNLIGLVDVNGMQADGPSRGVLNFEPLAPKFEAFGWFVQRVDGNDIDALVRAFDAARSHPERCPRIIICDTKMAKGVPFLEARERNHFLRVEADEWRQALAVLDEGRLP; the protein is encoded by the coding sequence ATGGAGCACCCCCCCGAGATCCACCCCCGCGAAGGCTCGAACGTCTCGCTCGACGACCGTGCCTACCGCATCCGCCGCCACGCCCTGCTGATGGGCGAGGTCCAGGGCCAGGGCTACATCGCCCAGGCGCTCGGCATCAGCGACGTGCTGGCGGTCAGCTACTTCCACGCCATGACCTACCGGCCGGACGATCCGGAATGGGAGGGCCGGGACCGCTTCCTGCTCTCGATCGGCCACTACGCCATCGCCCTCTACGCCGCCCTCATCGAGGCCGGCCTCATCCCGGAGGACGAGCTGACGACCTACGGCAGCGACGACAGCCGCCTGCCGATGTCCGGCATGGCCGCCTACACGCCCGGCATGGAGATCACCGGCGGCTCCCTCGGCCACGGGCTCGGCATCGCCGTCGGGATGGCGCTCGGCCTAAAGCGGAAAGCCTCGAAGAGCTTCGTCTACAACCTGTTCTCCGACGGCGAGCTCGACGAGGGCTCGACCTGGGAGGCGGCGATGTCGGCGGCGAGCTTCGGGCTCGACAACCTGATCGGCCTCGTCGACGTCAACGGCATGCAGGCCGACGGTCCGTCTCGCGGCGTCCTGAACTTCGAGCCGCTCGCGCCGAAATTCGAGGCCTTCGGCTGGTTCGTCCAGCGGGTGGACGGCAACGACATCGACGCCCTCGTGAGGGCCTTCGACGCCGCCCGTTCCCATCCGGAGCGGTGCCCGCGCATCATCATCTGCGACACCAAGATGGCCAAGGGCGTGCCCTTCCTCGAGGCGCGCGAGCGCAATCACTTCCTACGGGTCGAGGCGGACGAGTGGCGTCAGGCCCTGGCGGTTCTGGACGAAGGGAGGCTCCCATGA
- a CDS encoding FAD-dependent monooxygenase codes for MSATNRPPRDRRAGSRGLLVAGAGIPGLTLAVALKQAHGPALDVTVCDPGLEAGAARHRGRAYAVAAGPRRMFERLGLWSRIEPAAEPMRRLVISDSRVGDPVRPVFLTFGDGTEARDTGEPFAHMVEAEPMVAALLDAARETGVRLAAAGVAAAVPGARATRVTLSDGSVEEVALVVAADGARSALREAAGIGWVGWSYPQSGIVATIQHARDHEGRAFEHFLPSGPFAILPLKAGGALGHRSSIVWTERSADVPALLGGDAAETLAEIERRFGAELGRIALEHGPSAHPLHLGLARSFRAPRLALLGDAAHVIHPLAGQGLNLGLAGAAALAEAVTGAMRLGLDPGADAVLRDYEQARRFDTVAMAAATDGLNRLFSNDSMALRLTRDFGLGLVDRMPGLKRFFIGQASALRGGTPRLLRGEAL; via the coding sequence ATGAGCGCAACGAATCGTCCCCCTCGGGATCGGCGCGCCGGCAGCCGCGGCCTGCTCGTTGCCGGGGCCGGCATTCCGGGGCTGACCCTGGCGGTCGCCCTGAAGCAGGCGCACGGGCCGGCGCTCGACGTGACGGTCTGCGATCCGGGCCTGGAGGCCGGCGCGGCGCGCCATCGCGGGCGCGCCTACGCCGTGGCGGCCGGACCGCGGCGGATGTTCGAGCGGCTCGGGCTCTGGTCGCGGATCGAACCGGCGGCGGAGCCGATGCGCCGGCTGGTCATCAGCGACAGCCGGGTCGGCGATCCGGTGCGGCCGGTCTTCCTCACCTTCGGGGACGGAACGGAGGCGCGCGACACGGGCGAGCCCTTCGCCCACATGGTCGAGGCCGAGCCGATGGTCGCCGCGCTGCTCGACGCCGCGCGGGAAACGGGCGTCCGCCTCGCCGCCGCGGGCGTCGCCGCCGCCGTCCCGGGGGCGCGCGCGACCCGGGTGACCCTGAGCGACGGCAGCGTCGAGGAGGTCGCGCTCGTGGTCGCCGCCGACGGGGCGCGCTCGGCCCTGCGCGAGGCCGCCGGCATCGGCTGGGTCGGCTGGTCCTACCCGCAATCGGGGATCGTCGCGACGATTCAGCATGCCCGCGACCATGAGGGCCGCGCCTTCGAGCATTTCCTGCCGAGCGGCCCGTTCGCGATCCTGCCGCTCAAGGCGGGAGGCGCACTCGGCCACCGCTCCTCCATCGTCTGGACCGAACGCAGCGCCGATGTGCCGGCCCTGCTCGGGGGGGATGCCGCCGAGACGCTGGCCGAGATCGAGCGCCGGTTCGGGGCCGAACTCGGGCGCATCGCCCTGGAGCATGGGCCGAGCGCCCATCCGCTGCATCTCGGCCTCGCCCGCAGCTTCCGGGCGCCCCGCCTCGCGCTGCTGGGGGACGCCGCCCACGTCATCCATCCGCTGGCGGGCCAGGGGCTCAATCTCGGCCTCGCCGGGGCGGCGGCCCTGGCCGAGGCGGTGACCGGTGCCATGCGGCTCGGGCTCGATCCCGGCGCGGATGCGGTCTTGCGCGATTACGAGCAGGCGCGCCGCTTCGATACCGTGGCGATGGCGGCGGCGACCGATGGGCTCAACCGCCTGTTCTCGAACGACAGCATGGCGCTGCGGCTCACCCGCGACTTCGGCCTCGGTCTCGTCGATCGGATGCCGGGCCTGAAGCGCTTCTTCATCGGCCAGGCATCGGCGCTGCGGGGCGGGACTCCACGCCTGCTGCGGGGTGAAGCCCTGTGA
- the dxr gene encoding 1-deoxy-D-xylulose-5-phosphate reductoisomerase, whose translation MSLTVTVLGATGSIGRSTTDLLTQHPGRFRVGALVGGKDAAALAKLALEMRPDFAALADESAGPALAEALAGSGIPNGAGENAVLEAVAREADIVVAAVSGAAGLKPTHAALRLGRTIALANKESLVCAGDAFMRDAKRYGARILPVDSEHNALAQAMGDGRVSDIARMTLTASGGPFRTWTRERIAAATPAEAAAHPTWSMGMKINIDSASLMNKGLELIEAHHLFAIEAERLDVIVHPQSIVHGLIAWRDGAVTAGLAMPDMRVPIAHCLGLGLGDRLEIARGRPLDLAVTGSLTFEPADEARFPCLRVARAALAEGGAAPTVMNAANEIAVAAFIRGAIPFYGIAELVERAVEHFAGEFRRAPEDVEEALAIDARVRAWSLEAVPAIRAEGRAEN comes from the coding sequence GTGAGCCTCACCGTCACCGTCCTCGGCGCCACCGGCTCGATCGGCCGCTCGACCACGGACCTCCTCACCCAGCATCCGGGCCGCTTCCGCGTCGGCGCGCTCGTCGGCGGCAAGGATGCCGCGGCCCTGGCCAAGCTCGCCCTTGAGATGCGGCCGGATTTCGCCGCGCTCGCCGACGAGAGCGCCGGCCCGGCTTTGGCCGAGGCGCTCGCGGGCTCCGGCATCCCGAACGGGGCCGGCGAGAATGCGGTGCTGGAGGCGGTCGCCCGCGAGGCCGACATCGTCGTCGCGGCGGTCAGCGGCGCGGCGGGCCTCAAGCCCACCCATGCCGCGCTCCGGCTCGGGCGCACCATCGCGCTCGCCAACAAGGAAAGCCTCGTCTGCGCGGGCGACGCCTTCATGCGCGACGCCAAGCGCTACGGCGCCCGCATCCTGCCGGTGGATTCCGAGCACAATGCGCTCGCCCAGGCGATGGGCGACGGCCGCGTGTCCGACATCGCCCGGATGACGCTGACCGCCTCGGGTGGCCCGTTCCGCACCTGGACCCGCGAGCGCATCGCCGCCGCGACCCCGGCCGAGGCCGCCGCCCACCCGACCTGGTCGATGGGCATGAAGATCAACATCGATTCCGCCTCCCTGATGAACAAGGGACTGGAACTGATCGAGGCCCACCACCTCTTCGCCATCGAGGCCGAACGGCTCGACGTCATCGTCCACCCGCAATCGATCGTGCACGGGCTGATCGCGTGGCGCGACGGCGCGGTGACGGCGGGACTCGCCATGCCCGACATGCGGGTGCCGATCGCCCACTGCCTCGGCCTCGGCCTCGGCGACCGTCTGGAGATCGCCCGCGGGCGGCCGCTTGATCTGGCTGTGACCGGCAGTCTCACCTTCGAGCCGGCCGACGAGGCCCGCTTCCCCTGCCTGCGCGTCGCCCGCGCCGCGCTCGCCGAGGGCGGCGCGGCGCCCACCGTGATGAACGCCGCCAACGAGATCGCGGTCGCCGCCTTCATCCGCGGCGCGATCCCCTTCTACGGCATCGCCGAGCTGGTCGAGCGGGCGGTCGAGCACTTCGCCGGCGAGTTCCGCCGTGCGCCGGAGGACGTGGAAGAGGCGCTGGCCATCGACGCGCGGGTGCGCGCCTGGAGCCTGGAGGCGGTGCCGGCCATCCGCGCCGAGGGCCGAGCCGAGAATTAA
- a CDS encoding phosphatidate cytidylyltransferase encodes MTGDEAVSPARRAPFANREFGLRVASALVLGAVVLGTLLVGGWAFAGIWLIAGVVGAAEWLAMTRSEPLLPLLGLTGATLFGVLAAVLLGAPVWVPVLLLLAGSLGLFALGHGPGRRKPIWGLLGGAVVVLVPTLLRIDPEIGIVGPAWMFAVVWSTDSVAYFTGRLIGGPKLMPRVSPKKTWSGALGGLAAGIVGGTVTVLVARGQGWDALPAVSLPLVAALSGLASILSQGGDLVESALKRRYGVKDSGRSIPGHGGVMDRLDGFFAVAGLAGLCLVALRLLKV; translated from the coding sequence ATGACGGGCGACGAAGCGGTTTCCCCGGCCCGGCGTGCGCCCTTCGCCAACCGCGAATTCGGCCTGCGCGTCGCCTCGGCGCTGGTGCTCGGCGCCGTCGTGCTCGGCACGCTCCTCGTCGGCGGCTGGGCTTTTGCCGGCATCTGGCTGATCGCGGGCGTCGTCGGCGCTGCCGAATGGCTCGCCATGACGCGCTCCGAGCCGCTGCTGCCGCTGCTGGGCCTGACCGGGGCGACGCTGTTCGGCGTGCTCGCCGCGGTGCTGCTCGGCGCGCCCGTCTGGGTTCCGGTTCTCCTCCTGCTCGCCGGCAGCCTCGGTCTCTTCGCCCTCGGGCACGGCCCCGGCCGGCGCAAGCCGATCTGGGGCCTTCTCGGCGGCGCCGTGGTCGTCCTGGTGCCGACGCTGCTGCGGATCGACCCCGAGATCGGCATCGTCGGACCGGCCTGGATGTTCGCGGTGGTCTGGTCCACCGACAGCGTCGCCTACTTCACCGGCCGCCTGATCGGCGGGCCGAAGCTGATGCCGCGGGTGAGCCCGAAGAAGACGTGGTCCGGCGCGCTCGGCGGCCTCGCCGCGGGGATCGTCGGCGGAACCGTCACCGTGCTCGTCGCCCGCGGTCAGGGGTGGGACGCGCTGCCCGCCGTCTCGCTCCCCCTGGTCGCGGCGCTGAGCGGCCTCGCCTCGATCCTGTCGCAAGGGGGCGATCTCGTTGAGTCCGCCCTCAAGCGGCGCTACGGCGTCAAGGATTCCGGCCGCTCGATCCCCGGCCATGGCGGCGTCATGGACCGGCTCGACGGCTTCTTCGCCGTCGCCGGGCTCGCCGGCCTGTGCCTTGTCGCCCTGCGGCTTCTGAAAGTCTGA
- the rseP gene encoding RIP metalloprotease RseP — translation MEFLSGMGGNAAGFFGAVIPFLIVLTIVVFVHEMGHFLVGRWCGVGVTAFSIGFGPEIIGFNDRRGTRWKLSAIPLGGYVKFVGDANGASVPDPEAVARMSPHERAVSFPTQPVAKRAAIVAAGPIANFILAIAVFAGAIYVGGRYETPARVEAVQPNSAAARAGFQPGDVIRTIDGQTVNTFNDMQRVVSAAAGSSLAVTVDRSGQVQTLTAVPDMIEERTPFGRHRFGRLGINGPNAGAAKLVHYGPFESLKLGVHETAFVVERTFDYIGKLVTGRESADQLSGPIGIARVSGEVARVGGVGGLIGLVALLSVSIGLLNLFPIPLLDGGHLLFYAFEAVRGRPLSERAQEIGFRIGLAFVLMLMLFAAWNDILNLGASLSQRGT, via the coding sequence ATGGAATTCTTGAGCGGCATGGGCGGCAACGCCGCCGGCTTCTTCGGCGCGGTGATCCCGTTCCTGATCGTGCTGACGATCGTCGTGTTCGTGCACGAAATGGGCCATTTCCTGGTCGGGCGCTGGTGCGGCGTAGGCGTCACCGCCTTCTCCATCGGCTTCGGCCCGGAGATCATCGGCTTCAACGACCGGCGGGGCACCCGCTGGAAACTCTCGGCGATCCCGCTCGGCGGCTACGTGAAATTCGTGGGCGATGCCAACGGTGCCAGCGTGCCCGACCCGGAGGCGGTCGCCCGCATGAGCCCGCACGAGCGGGCGGTGAGCTTCCCGACCCAACCCGTGGCCAAGCGCGCAGCCATCGTCGCCGCCGGCCCCATCGCCAACTTCATCCTGGCCATCGCCGTCTTCGCGGGCGCGATCTATGTCGGCGGCCGCTACGAGACGCCGGCGCGCGTCGAGGCGGTGCAGCCGAACAGCGCCGCCGCGCGGGCGGGCTTCCAGCCCGGCGACGTGATCCGCACGATCGACGGCCAGACCGTCAACACCTTCAACGATATGCAGCGCGTCGTCTCGGCCGCCGCCGGCTCCTCGCTGGCGGTGACCGTGGATCGCTCCGGCCAGGTCCAGACCCTGACCGCCGTGCCGGACATGATCGAGGAGCGCACGCCCTTCGGCCGCCACCGCTTCGGCCGGCTCGGCATCAACGGGCCGAACGCCGGCGCGGCCAAGCTGGTGCATTACGGCCCCTTCGAGTCCCTGAAGCTCGGCGTCCACGAGACCGCCTTCGTGGTGGAACGCACCTTCGACTACATCGGCAAGCTCGTCACCGGGCGCGAATCCGCCGACCAGCTCTCCGGCCCGATCGGCATCGCCCGGGTCTCGGGTGAGGTGGCGCGCGTCGGCGGCGTCGGCGGGCTGATCGGGCTGGTCGCACTCCTGTCGGTCTCGATCGGGCTGCTCAACCTGTTCCCGATCCCGCTCCTCGATGGGGGCCACCTGCTGTTCTACGCCTTCGAGGCGGTGCGCGGACGCCCCCTGAGCGAGCGGGCGCAGGAGATCGGCTTCCGCATCGGGCTGGCTTTCGTGCTGATGCTGATGCTGTTCGCCGCCTGGAACGACATCCTCAATCTCGGTGCCTCGCTGAGCCAGCGCGGCACCTGA
- the frr gene encoding ribosome recycling factor: MATPEFDLGDIKRRMQGAVSSLSKDLGSLRTGRATPSLLDPIQVEAYGSSMPMAQVATVSVPEPRLLSISVWDRSMVTNVEKAIRESDLGLNPMTEGQTIRLRIPEMNEQRRKEMVKVAHKYTEEARVAVRHVRRDGLDILKKLEKDGAISQDDEKRQAAEVQKATDDAISEIDGVLASKEKEIMQV; the protein is encoded by the coding sequence ATGGCCACACCGGAATTCGACCTGGGCGACATCAAGCGCCGCATGCAGGGTGCCGTCAGTTCTCTGAGCAAGGATCTGGGATCGCTGCGCACGGGCCGCGCGACACCGAGCCTGCTCGATCCGATCCAGGTCGAGGCCTACGGCTCCTCGATGCCGATGGCCCAGGTCGCGACCGTCAGCGTGCCGGAGCCGCGGCTTCTCTCGATCTCGGTCTGGGACCGTTCGATGGTCACCAACGTCGAGAAGGCGATCCGTGAATCCGACCTCGGCCTCAACCCGATGACGGAAGGCCAGACCATCCGCCTGCGCATCCCCGAGATGAACGAGCAGCGCCGCAAGGAGATGGTCAAGGTCGCCCACAAGTACACGGAGGAGGCCCGCGTCGCCGTGCGCCACGTGCGCCGTGACGGGCTCGACATCCTCAAGAAGCTCGAGAAGGACGGCGCCATCAGCCAGGACGACGAGAAGCGTCAGGCCGCCGAGGTGCAGAAGGCCACCGACGACGCGATCAGCGAGATCGACGGCGTGCTGGCGAGCAAGGAAAAGGAAATCATGCAGGTCTGA